One Bacilli bacterium PM5-9 genomic region harbors:
- a CDS encoding serine/threonine protein kinase (product_source=COG0515; cath_funfam=1.10.510.10; cog=COG0515; ko=KO:K12132; pfam=PF00069,PF03793; smart=SM00220,SM00740; superfamily=56112; transmembrane_helix_parts=Inside_1_319,TMhelix_320_342,Outside_343_567), with protein sequence MVNNNTGYLLNNRYRLIDQIGEGGMANVYLGKDTILNRSVAIKVLRGDLSHDETFVKRFQREALAATALEHPNLVQVYDVGEEQGYHYIVIEYIEGKTLKQLIKQHGPLSVGETIDVMEQLVSAVEHAHSRRVIHRDIKPQNVIVRNDGTVKLTDFGIAVAQNAAQLTQTNSIMGSVHYLAPELAKGQTASYQSDIYSLGILMYELLAGQVPFAGESAVNIALMHMEDKMPSIRQVVGPDVNQAIENIIIKATTKNRSYRYQSAHEMLVDLVDCQYRNNEAVYEVEDDYVEEVNNDTTTIYDRDELNAKSKKKMPRKKKMIIIGAIVAAVLALAVAAYIIFGGGSGVTMPDLVEKTKDEVETILVEKKITEDEGFKINYKTAENPDVEEGKVIETDPIAGAKLKKKATITIVISSGEIAKVPDLTSMSEDDAKAELKRAGLEVKIVYSQTDDKNKEYKVMSTNPVAGTEVQKGSTVTIEIGTPEKITVANVIKLTYKSAYDTLLNLGLSPSTSNCSEGDTVIKQSVAPGKEVEKGKKVKLTCEIKKDPSTPAPPDSTTPDASSNKYD encoded by the coding sequence ATGGTAAATAACAATACGGGATATTTATTAAACAATCGTTATCGTTTGATTGATCAAATTGGTGAAGGTGGAATGGCAAATGTCTATTTAGGAAAAGATACTATTTTAAATAGAAGTGTTGCGATTAAAGTTTTAAGAGGAGATTTATCTCATGATGAAACATTTGTTAAAAGGTTTCAACGTGAGGCTTTAGCTGCTACTGCTTTAGAACATCCAAATTTAGTTCAAGTGTATGATGTTGGAGAAGAACAAGGTTATCATTATATTGTAATAGAATATATTGAAGGTAAAACTTTAAAACAACTTATTAAACAACATGGACCACTTTCTGTTGGTGAAACAATTGATGTAATGGAACAACTTGTTTCTGCAGTTGAACATGCTCATTCACGTCGTGTTATTCATCGTGATATTAAACCACAGAATGTTATTGTTAGAAATGATGGAACAGTAAAATTAACTGATTTTGGAATTGCTGTGGCTCAAAATGCTGCTCAATTAACACAAACAAACAGTATTATGGGATCTGTTCACTACTTAGCACCTGAACTTGCAAAAGGACAAACAGCTAGTTATCAAAGTGATATTTATTCATTAGGAATTTTAATGTATGAATTATTAGCTGGTCAAGTACCATTTGCTGGAGAATCTGCTGTTAATATTGCTTTAATGCATATGGAAGACAAAATGCCTTCAATTAGACAAGTTGTTGGACCAGATGTTAATCAAGCAATAGAAAATATTATTATTAAAGCAACAACAAAAAATCGTAGCTATCGTTATCAATCAGCTCATGAAATGTTAGTTGACTTAGTTGATTGTCAATATCGAAATAATGAAGCAGTATATGAAGTTGAAGATGATTATGTTGAAGAAGTAAATAATGATACAACAACAATCTATGATAGAGATGAACTAAATGCAAAATCTAAAAAGAAAATGCCACGTAAAAAGAAAATGATTATTATTGGAGCAATCGTTGCTGCTGTATTAGCATTAGCAGTTGCCGCATATATTATTTTTGGTGGTGGATCTGGTGTAACAATGCCAGATTTAGTTGAAAAAACAAAGGATGAAGTAGAAACAATTCTTGTTGAAAAGAAAATTACTGAAGATGAAGGTTTTAAAATAAATTATAAAACAGCAGAAAACCCTGATGTTGAAGAAGGTAAAGTTATTGAAACTGATCCGATTGCAGGAGCAAAATTAAAGAAAAAAGCAACTATTACGATTGTTATCAGTTCAGGTGAAATTGCTAAAGTTCCAGATTTAACATCAATGAGTGAAGATGATGCTAAAGCTGAACTTAAAAGAGCGGGGTTAGAAGTTAAAATTGTTTATTCACAAACTGATGATAAAAATAAAGAATATAAAGTTATGAGTACTAATCCAGTTGCAGGAACAGAAGTTCAAAAAGGTTCAACTGTTACAATTGAAATTGGTACACCTGAAAAAATTACAGTAGCAAACGTAATCAAATTAACATATAAATCGGCTTATGATACTTTATTAAATTTAGGATTATCACCATCAACTAGTAATTGTTCTGAGGGTGATACAGTCATTAAACAAAGTGTAGCACCAGGAAAAGAAGTTGAAAAAGGTAAAAAAGTTAAGTTAACTTGTGAAATTAAAAAGGATCCAAGCACACCTGCACCTCCTGATTCGACAACTCCAGATGCTTCATCAAATAAATATGATTAA
- a CDS encoding ribosome biogenesis GTPase (product_source=KO:K06949; cath_funfam=1.10.40.50,2.40.50.140,3.40.50.300; cog=COG1162; ko=KO:K06949; pfam=PF03193,PF16745; superfamily=50249,52540; tigrfam=TIGR00157), which produces MIKKGHILSLIGGNYYTKVEDKVLKCRARGLFRHKDVKPVVGDYVMVEILDHDEGYLIEVLERKNHLIRPSIANIDQALIITSYHEPDYSFNLINKFLAIIEFYNIKPIIIVTKADLASSQDEIRDAFNDYYLSNYPVIITSIETQIGLDEIKTLLKDKVSVLVGQSGAGKSSLLNMVDSQFNIETNSISKALNRGKHTTRHVEIFETEFGMIADSPGFSSLSLDMLEASDLALSYHDFKKAAQYCKFANCLHQHEPGCHVKELVEDNKIPQSRYDDYLIFLEEIKQRKVRY; this is translated from the coding sequence ATGATTAAAAAAGGACATATTCTAAGCCTAATTGGTGGGAATTACTATACAAAAGTAGAAGATAAAGTATTGAAGTGTCGTGCTCGTGGTTTATTTCGTCATAAAGATGTTAAGCCTGTAGTAGGTGATTATGTAATGGTTGAAATATTAGATCATGATGAGGGATATTTAATTGAGGTTTTAGAAAGAAAGAATCATTTAATTAGACCTTCGATTGCAAATATCGATCAAGCATTAATAATTACTTCGTATCATGAGCCTGATTATTCATTTAATTTAATAAATAAGTTTTTAGCTATTATTGAATTTTATAATATAAAGCCAATTATAATTGTAACAAAGGCTGATTTAGCAAGCTCACAGGATGAAATAAGAGATGCTTTTAATGATTATTATTTATCAAATTATCCTGTTATAATCACAAGTATTGAAACACAAATTGGTTTAGATGAGATAAAAACATTATTGAAAGATAAAGTTAGTGTGTTAGTAGGGCAATCTGGTGCTGGAAAATCTAGCTTGTTAAATATGGTTGATAGTCAATTTAATATTGAAACTAACAGTATTTCAAAAGCTTTAAATCGTGGTAAACATACAACAAGGCATGTTGAAATTTTTGAAACAGAATTTGGAATGATTGCTGATAGTCCTGGATTTTCTAGTTTAAGCTTGGATATGCTTGAAGCAAGTGATTTGGCTCTTTCTTATCATGATTTTAAAAAAGCAGCACAGTATTGTAAATTTGCAAATTGCTTACATCAACATGAACCGGGTTGTCATGTTAAAGAGTTAGTTGAAGATAATAAAATTCCACAATCTCGTTATGATGATTATTTAATATTTTTAGAAGAAATTAAACAAAGAAAGGTTAGATATTAG
- a CDS encoding ribulose-phosphate 3-epimerase (product_source=KO:K01783; cath_funfam=3.20.20.70; cog=COG0036; ko=KO:K01783; pfam=PF00834; superfamily=51366; tigrfam=TIGR01163) — MKIIAPSILACNFLDLQIEIKKLNNSKAKWIHFDVMDGHFVPNISFGPDIFKYFKNNSPLFTDVHIMVANPYFVAKLFVEAGANQIVFHYEACQNDEEIYQIIKYLKDNNVKVGISIKPNTEVAVLDKFLSDIDLVLIMSVEPGFGGQKFISSSLDKVKYLATKKNSHNFLIQIDGGIDNNNKDLCYEAGVDCLVAGSYLFKQDDFNKAVDSLL, encoded by the coding sequence GTGAAAATAATTGCTCCATCAATTCTTGCATGTAATTTTCTTGATTTACAAATTGAGATAAAAAAACTTAATAATTCAAAGGCGAAATGGATTCATTTTGATGTGATGGATGGTCATTTTGTTCCTAATATTAGTTTTGGACCAGATATTTTTAAATATTTTAAAAATAATTCACCTTTGTTTACTGATGTTCATATAATGGTGGCTAATCCATATTTTGTCGCTAAATTATTTGTTGAAGCAGGTGCCAATCAAATTGTTTTCCATTATGAAGCATGTCAAAATGATGAAGAAATTTATCAAATAATTAAATATTTAAAAGATAATAATGTTAAAGTTGGTATATCAATTAAACCAAATACTGAAGTTGCAGTTTTAGATAAATTTTTAAGTGATATTGATTTGGTATTGATTATGTCTGTTGAACCTGGTTTTGGTGGACAAAAGTTTATTAGTTCATCATTAGATAAAGTTAAGTATTTAGCTACAAAGAAAAATAGTCATAACTTTTTAATTCAAATAGATGGTGGTATTGATAATAATAATAAAGATTTATGTTATGAAGCTGGTGTTGATTGTTTAGTTGCTGGTTCTTATTTATTTAAGCAAGATGATTTTAATAAAGCTGTGGATTCATTATTATGA
- a CDS encoding thiamine pyrophosphokinase (product_source=KO:K00949; cath_funfam=3.40.50.10240; cog=COG1564; ko=KO:K00949; pfam=PF04263,PF04265; smart=SM00983; superfamily=63862,63999; tigrfam=TIGR01378), with the protein MKSVNLVASVFYDGEYELGDFIGVDSGAKYLIDKNLPIKTVIGDFDSIDDISYQKLIDKDIELIKLSPVKNNTDLDIAIQYALKEDYDFINVYGALGNRVDHTLVNLNLLKKYPMIKLYDDTSIVFVLKKGKHIINKSNYQYYSFFAIKECEITLNDFKYPLHNYCLKMDDTLCISNELESNASIETSEDIIVVMSK; encoded by the coding sequence ATGAAAAGTGTCAATTTAGTTGCATCAGTTTTTTATGATGGTGAGTATGAACTAGGTGATTTTATTGGTGTTGATAGTGGTGCTAAATATCTAATTGATAAAAACTTGCCAATAAAAACTGTCATTGGTGATTTTGATAGTATTGATGATATTAGTTATCAAAAGCTTATTGATAAAGATATCGAATTAATTAAATTAAGTCCAGTTAAAAACAATACTGATTTGGATATTGCGATTCAGTATGCTTTAAAAGAAGATTATGATTTTATTAATGTATATGGTGCTTTAGGTAATCGAGTTGATCATACTTTAGTAAACCTAAATTTATTAAAGAAGTATCCTATGATTAAATTATATGATGATACTAGTATTGTCTTTGTTTTAAAGAAAGGTAAGCATATTATTAATAAAAGTAATTATCAGTATTATTCATTTTTTGCGATAAAAGAATGTGAAATTACTTTAAATGATTTTAAATATCCTTTACATAATTATTGTTTGAAAATGGACGATACATTATGTATTTCAAACGAATTAGAGAGTAATGCTAGCATTGAGACTAGTGAAGATATTATTGTTGTTATGTCAAAATAA
- a CDS encoding DNA polymerase-3 subunit alpha (product_source=KO:K02337; cath_funfam=2.40.50.140,3.20.20.140; cog=COG0587; ko=KO:K02337; pfam=PF02811,PF07733,PF14579,PF17657; smart=SM00481; superfamily=47781,89550; tigrfam=TIGR00594), translating to MKITNLNVKSHYSLLSSTLKIDDIIQNALNNKYEYVALVDYSYFCGALEFIIKAKENNLFPIIGLEFDVSIDDSKQRIIGYAKNTKGFKNLEKISSLILLSDNKCLDYQEFIKYTDDLIIIVDLEHTTLYKNYLLNTEISLSDIDYLKNNFKIKYFYFNQNDTTFINNIKNYSDLIEIIASKISYEKQEDASLQYLLECIDKQEEADSLKIKALGDQHLLSYDEILNKYNEEIILNTKDFIKQFEVIDLDFNYTLPLYKNDVDEYIKKLSFKGLIKRLNTNDIPQSYLDRLKYELDVIVKMGYSNYFLVVYDYVLFARKNNILVGPGRGSSAGSLVAYCLGITNVDPIENKLLFERFLNPERISLPDIDVDFQDDKREDLISYLKDKYGYDNIAHIITFGTFQAKNSIRDLGRVLKIPNVRLDMILRLIPNVLNVRLSELILNSKELQVVLQANDDLNYVYKHAIKLEGINRHISTHAAGIIISDKSIVEYAPVLKGLNDTLMIQYNMDYLEKIGLYKMDILGLKNLSILSDILNDLEKPLNLLDIPLNDQKTLNLMSSGNTLGIFQFESAGVIKVLKKMKIDTINDMVATTALFRPGPMQYINEYIARKNNEKSFDYLHPDLEDILKETYGIIVYQEQIMQICQKMAGFSLAKADIVRKGMAKKDEKLLQEIKDDFITNSIKNGYTKEIANKVYDMILLFSNYGFNKAHAYSYALLGYYLAYLKANYPKVFFKNILSANVYNVSKLKAYLYEMKQYKLNIKEPNINKSNIEFYVEDNDFVLPLIAIKGLGENNANAIIEERNSNGSFDNFMDTIIRLNKIKINKNIIENLIYAGAMDCFEYNRKTMIENLDKIERYIDINKVNDDQIMLDLVGVPKPTIVKYVEDSHALNKELELLGLYLSNHPLDKYINKYPNAILENITDENSALVIVDTIKEIRTKKGELMAFIGVSDLIESKTLVVFPRTYQKYKSKVQVKDIILIRGKVDEKDNSNIILKALQILD from the coding sequence ATGAAAATAACAAACTTAAATGTTAAATCACATTATTCATTACTGAGTAGTACTTTGAAAATTGATGATATTATTCAAAATGCACTTAATAATAAATATGAATATGTTGCTTTGGTTGACTATTCATATTTTTGTGGTGCATTAGAGTTTATTATTAAAGCTAAAGAAAACAATTTATTTCCGATTATTGGTTTAGAATTTGATGTTAGTATTGATGATAGTAAACAAAGAATAATTGGTTATGCTAAAAATACTAAAGGATTTAAAAATTTAGAGAAAATTAGTTCTTTGATTTTATTAAGTGATAATAAATGTCTTGATTATCAAGAGTTTATAAAATACACTGATGATTTAATTATTATTGTTGATTTAGAACATACAACTTTATATAAAAATTATCTTTTAAATACTGAAATTAGTTTAAGTGATATTGACTATTTAAAAAATAATTTTAAGATAAAGTATTTTTATTTCAATCAAAATGATACTACTTTCATTAATAATATTAAAAATTATAGTGATTTAATTGAGATAATTGCTAGCAAAATATCTTATGAAAAACAAGAGGATGCTTCATTGCAATATTTATTAGAATGTATTGATAAACAAGAAGAGGCTGATTCTTTAAAAATTAAAGCACTTGGTGATCAGCATTTACTTTCGTATGATGAAATACTAAACAAATATAATGAAGAAATAATTTTAAATACTAAAGATTTTATTAAACAATTTGAAGTTATTGACTTAGATTTTAATTATACACTACCACTATATAAAAATGATGTAGATGAATATATTAAAAAGTTATCTTTTAAAGGACTAATTAAAAGATTAAATACTAATGATATTCCTCAAAGCTATTTAGATAGATTAAAATATGAATTAGATGTAATTGTAAAAATGGGGTATAGTAATTATTTCCTTGTGGTTTATGATTATGTATTGTTTGCAAGAAAAAATAATATTTTAGTTGGACCAGGACGTGGAAGTAGTGCTGGTTCACTAGTAGCTTATTGTTTAGGAATTACTAATGTTGATCCAATTGAAAACAAACTACTTTTTGAAAGGTTTTTAAATCCAGAAAGAATTTCTTTGCCTGATATTGATGTTGATTTTCAAGATGATAAAAGAGAAGATTTGATTAGTTATTTAAAAGATAAATATGGATATGATAATATTGCTCATATAATTACCTTTGGAACTTTTCAAGCAAAAAATAGTATTCGAGATTTAGGGCGTGTTTTAAAAATACCAAATGTTAGACTTGATATGATTTTGAGATTGATACCAAATGTTTTAAATGTTAGGTTATCAGAATTGATTTTAAATTCAAAAGAACTTCAAGTTGTTCTTCAAGCTAATGATGATTTAAACTATGTTTATAAACATGCGATTAAATTAGAAGGTATTAATCGACATATTTCAACTCATGCTGCTGGAATAATAATTTCTGATAAGTCTATTGTTGAGTATGCACCTGTTTTAAAAGGATTAAATGATACATTGATGATCCAATATAATATGGATTATTTAGAAAAAATAGGATTATATAAAATGGATATTCTTGGATTGAAAAACTTAAGCATTTTAAGTGATATTTTAAATGACTTAGAAAAACCCCTAAATTTGTTAGATATACCATTAAATGATCAAAAAACATTAAATTTAATGAGTAGTGGTAATACTTTAGGTATTTTTCAATTTGAATCAGCTGGTGTAATAAAGGTTTTAAAGAAAATGAAGATAGATACAATTAATGATATGGTAGCAACCACTGCTTTATTTAGACCTGGTCCAATGCAATATATTAATGAGTATATTGCTAGAAAAAATAATGAAAAATCATTTGATTACCTGCATCCTGATTTAGAAGATATTTTAAAAGAAACATATGGAATTATTGTTTATCAAGAACAAATTATGCAAATTTGTCAAAAAATGGCTGGTTTTTCTTTAGCTAAAGCTGATATTGTTAGAAAAGGTATGGCTAAAAAAGATGAGAAATTGCTTCAGGAGATAAAAGATGACTTTATAACTAATTCAATTAAAAATGGTTATACTAAAGAAATCGCAAACAAAGTGTATGATATGATTTTATTATTCTCAAATTATGGGTTTAATAAGGCTCATGCATATAGCTATGCTTTACTTGGATATTACTTAGCGTACTTAAAAGCTAATTATCCAAAGGTTTTCTTTAAAAATATTTTAAGTGCTAATGTTTATAATGTTAGTAAATTAAAGGCATATTTATATGAAATGAAACAATATAAATTAAATATTAAAGAGCCAAATATTAATAAATCAAATATTGAATTTTACGTTGAAGACAATGATTTTGTTTTACCATTGATTGCGATTAAGGGATTAGGGGAAAATAATGCTAATGCGATTATTGAAGAAAGAAATAGTAATGGTTCTTTTGATAATTTTATGGATACAATTATTAGGTTAAATAAGATAAAGATAAATAAAAATATTATTGAAAACTTAATTTATGCTGGTGCTATGGATTGTTTTGAATATAATCGTAAAACAATGATTGAAAACCTTGATAAAATAGAAAGATATATTGATATAAATAAAGTTAATGATGATCAAATAATGCTTGATTTAGTTGGAGTACCAAAACCAACGATTGTTAAATATGTAGAAGATAGTCATGCTTTAAATAAAGAATTAGAGCTATTAGGTTTATATTTATCTAACCATCCTTTAGATAAGTATATTAATAAATATCCAAATGCAATTCTTGAAAATATTACTGATGAAAATAGTGCTTTAGTAATTGTTGATACAATAAAAGAGATAAGAACTAAAAAGGGTGAATTAATGGCATTTATTGGTGTTAGTGATTTAATTGAAAGTAAAACGCTTGTAGTTTTTCCAAGAACTTATCAAAAGTATAAAAGCAAAGTTCAAGTAAAGGATATTATACTAATAAGAGGTAAGGTAGATGAAAAAGATAACTCAAATATTATTTTAAAAGCTTTACAGATATTAGATTAA
- a CDS encoding DNA polymerase-1 (product_source=KO:K02335; cath_funfam=1.10.150.20,1.20.1060.10,3.40.50.1010; cog=COG0258,COG0749; ko=KO:K02335; pfam=PF00476,PF01367,PF02739; smart=SM00475,SM00482; superfamily=47807,53098,56672,88723; tigrfam=TIGR00593), protein MKKIIAIDGNALLFAAYHATKDYVKPNSKGEYTNALDTFIRMINKIRRNNHFDYIMVAFDASSKTFRSDQFEDYKGTRDKTDDALVKQFPLVREYLNYAGIANYEVVGYEADDILGTLAKLGTKDNYQVDIITADKDLLQLVNENVNILLKRRNSPDPVRISLVDGKLSDIWDIKPLQVIDLKALWGDPSDNIPGVNGIGEKGAIKLLDDYDNIENIYNNLSDFKGKRLENLTNDKDKAFMSKELATIITDVKLPFKIDDLIINDPDISKLKNLYHEHELNKLLADLQDDVQIKTKVVCDFSFEIVNELSSDLLLENSFVDLISLSEYYHKDKLLGMALINEKGNYFISTKDILKSNEVLDFLKNETKYTYDLKKNILIGHWHGIEVANFTEDIMIGSYLIDSNTVLDANALVDTNFNISTMSNKDLLKQDKEVQIETKVKQAYYLNKLISRNIEQIEKLEIVKLYDLELKVAKILSDMEKVGILLDKDKLNEINVEYQTTCDKLEQDIYGYAKKEFNVNSTKQLAEVLFEDLNLRVIKKTKTGYSTDNDVLSALYDDHPIIPLIIEYRTYKKLLSTYIIPMPEFVLNDNRIHTIYNQCLTATGRLSSKEPNLQNIATRSEIQRSIKKSFVAKEGYSLVSFDYSQIELRILASFSHDPAFIKAFKEGMDIHRHTAASVAGISEDEVTPEQRKAAKAINFGIVYGISDFGLAKQLGINRNDAKDFIDLYYKTYPSIKEYLDGLVKSTQESGYAKTILNRIRYINEIKSNNFNIREMGKRMAMNTPIQGSAADILKIAMVNVSEMLKSCQYDITLLLQVHDELIFEVKDEDVKSIIPLIEDAMNDAYQMEVKIEAHYSIGKTWYDL, encoded by the coding sequence ATGAAAAAGATAATAGCTATTGATGGTAATGCTTTATTATTTGCTGCTTATCATGCGACTAAAGACTATGTTAAACCAAATTCTAAAGGTGAATATACTAATGCTTTAGATACTTTTATTAGAATGATAAATAAGATAAGAAGAAATAACCATTTTGATTATATTATGGTGGCTTTTGATGCAAGTAGTAAAACATTTAGATCAGACCAATTTGAAGATTATAAAGGGACAAGGGATAAAACTGATGATGCTTTAGTAAAACAATTTCCTTTAGTTAGGGAGTATTTGAATTATGCTGGTATTGCTAACTATGAAGTTGTTGGTTATGAGGCGGATGATATTTTAGGAACACTAGCAAAACTTGGTACAAAAGATAATTATCAAGTTGATATTATTACTGCTGATAAGGACTTACTTCAATTAGTTAATGAAAATGTTAATATTTTATTAAAAAGAAGAAATAGCCCTGATCCAGTTAGAATTAGTTTAGTTGATGGTAAATTATCAGATATTTGGGATATTAAGCCACTACAAGTTATTGATTTAAAGGCTTTATGGGGTGATCCTTCTGATAATATTCCTGGTGTTAATGGTATTGGAGAAAAAGGCGCAATTAAACTATTAGATGACTATGATAATATTGAAAATATTTATAATAATTTAAGTGATTTTAAAGGAAAAAGACTAGAAAATCTAACTAATGATAAAGATAAAGCTTTTATGTCAAAAGAGCTTGCAACAATTATTACTGATGTCAAGTTGCCATTTAAAATTGATGATTTAATAATAAATGATCCTGATATTTCAAAATTAAAGAATTTATATCATGAACATGAGTTAAATAAATTATTAGCTGATTTACAAGACGATGTTCAAATTAAAACAAAGGTTGTTTGTGATTTTTCATTTGAAATCGTTAATGAGTTATCTAGTGATTTGTTATTGGAAAATAGTTTTGTTGATTTAATATCACTTAGTGAATACTATCATAAGGATAAACTATTAGGTATGGCTCTAATAAATGAGAAAGGTAATTATTTTATTAGTACAAAAGATATTTTAAAAAGTAATGAGGTATTAGATTTTTTAAAAAATGAAACAAAGTATACTTATGATTTAAAGAAAAATATTTTAATTGGACATTGGCATGGTATCGAAGTAGCAAATTTTACTGAGGATATTATGATTGGTAGTTACTTAATTGATAGTAATACAGTTTTGGATGCTAATGCACTAGTTGATACTAATTTTAATATTAGTACAATGAGTAATAAGGATTTACTAAAACAAGATAAGGAAGTTCAAATTGAAACTAAAGTTAAACAAGCATATTATTTAAACAAGTTAATTTCAAGAAATATTGAGCAAATTGAAAAACTAGAAATAGTAAAATTATATGATTTAGAATTGAAAGTAGCAAAGATTTTATCTGATATGGAAAAAGTTGGTATTTTATTAGATAAAGATAAGTTAAATGAAATAAATGTTGAATATCAAACAACTTGTGATAAATTAGAACAAGATATTTATGGATATGCAAAAAAAGAGTTTAATGTTAATTCTACTAAACAATTAGCAGAAGTTTTGTTTGAAGATTTAAATTTAAGAGTAATTAAAAAAACTAAAACAGGATATTCTACTGATAATGATGTTCTAAGTGCTTTATATGATGATCATCCAATAATTCCATTAATTATTGAATATCGAACTTATAAAAAATTATTATCTACATATATTATTCCAATGCCTGAGTTTGTTTTAAATGATAATAGAATTCATACAATTTATAATCAATGCTTAACAGCAACTGGTAGATTGTCTTCAAAAGAACCTAATTTACAAAATATTGCAACAAGATCTGAAATTCAACGTAGTATAAAAAAATCATTTGTTGCTAAAGAAGGATATTCGCTAGTTTCATTTGACTATAGTCAAATAGAATTAAGAATTTTAGCAAGTTTTTCTCATGATCCTGCTTTTATTAAAGCTTTTAAAGAGGGAATGGATATTCATCGTCATACTGCTGCAAGTGTGGCTGGAATTAGTGAGGATGAAGTTACACCTGAACAAAGAAAAGCTGCTAAAGCTATTAACTTTGGTATTGTGTATGGTATAAGTGATTTTGGTTTAGCAAAACAATTAGGTATTAATCGTAATGATGCTAAAGATTTTATTGATTTATATTATAAAACATATCCTAGTATTAAGGAGTATTTAGATGGTTTAGTAAAAAGCACTCAAGAAAGTGGTTATGCTAAAACAATTTTAAATAGAATAAGATATATTAACGAAATAAAAAGTAATAATTTTAATATTCGTGAAATGGGTAAAAGAATGGCAATGAATACACCAATACAGGGTAGTGCTGCAGACATATTGA